A window of the Trichoderma asperellum chromosome 4, complete sequence genome harbors these coding sequences:
- a CDS encoding uncharacterized protein (EggNog:ENOG41~TransMembrane:1 (i373-391o)), which translates to MAPAAGRSLPAKRNPLLIDDVPPYSELVSRRRLGQTKLTPKMVGSEEADSGALGFFDYAHLRAPLPKGIVSGIFKSSPNSYFLMRRSFDGYISATGMFKATFPYATAAEEETERKYIKAQATTSPEETAGNIWIPPEAALTLAEEYNIGIWIQALLDAAKISTTQPADASPKTITAPPKFDRLKAPAQVLSPTPTTRSGRSRRSASPTKTSSTRRTTASPRKRASRQKATPVETTPIPEVAASEVVEEVEEPVLKSTEFEPALEPKAKAEITDASAQLPFTAGQPPSAEEIAQMMATAKAMVQEDKDLAAKADEAAKEAAAQTKALSKSKRKATDTGEEDEAAEGEDKAGDVPRSKKIKTEVEVRKGRIQKRALFGIGATVAVGALVPWLANFL; encoded by the exons ATGGCCCCCGCTGCAGGAAGATCATTACCGGCGAAGCGCAACCCGCTTCTCATCGACGATGTCCCTCCGT ATTCCGAGCTCGTGtcgcgccgccgcctcggCCAGACCAAGCTGACTCCTAAGATGGTCGGCAGTGAAGAGGCCGACTCTGGCGCGCTGGGCTTCTTCGACTACGCCCATCTGCGCGCGCCGCTGCCCAAGGGCATTGTGTCGGGCATCTTCAAGTCCAGCCCCAACAGCTACTTCCTGATGCGCCGCAGCTTTGACGGATACATCTCCGCCACCGGCATGTTCAAGGCCACGTTTCCCTACGCAACGGCcgcggaggaggagactgAGCGTAAATACATCAAGGCCCAGGCGACTACGAGTCCCGAGGAGACTGCTGGAAACATCTGGATCCCTCCGGAAGCCGCTCTCACCCTCGCGGAAGAGTACAACATTGGCATCTGGATCCAGGCTCTGCTCGACGCGGCCAAGATTTCCACCACCCAGCCCGCTGATGCCTCGCCCAAGACTATTACTGCGCCGCCCAAGTTCGATCGTCTCAAGGCGCCCGCGCAGGTTCTTTCTCCCACGCCGACCACACGAAGCGGTCGTAGCCGTCGGTCGGCCAGCCCAACAAAGACCTCATCTACCCGACGCACAACTGCATCTCCGCGAAAGCGCGCCTCTAGACAAAAGGCTACGCCTGTGGAGACAACACCAATTCCAGAAGTGGCCGCGAGCGAGGTCGTCGAAGAGGTGGAGGAGCCTGTTTTGAAGTCGACAGAATTTGAGCCGGCTTTGGAacccaaggccaaggccgagatTACAGATGCCTCTGCTCAGCTCCCCTTTACAGCGGGCCAACCCCCCAGCGCAGAGGAGATTGCACAGATGATGGCCACCGCCAAGGCGATGGTACAAGAAGATAAAGACTTGGCGGCCAAGGCTGATGAAGCTGCTAAGGAAGCGGCTGCTCAGACCAAGGCTCTGTCAAAGAGCAAGCGGAAGGCTACCGACACCggtgaagaggacgaggctGCCGAAGGGGAGGACAAGGCTGGAGACGTGCCCCGTTCCAAGAAGATTAAGACGGAGGTTGAGGTTCGCAAGGGCAGGATACAGAAGAGGGCCCTGTTTGGTATTGGCGCCACAGTAGCAGTTGG AGCGCTCGTGCCTTGGCTTGCAAACTTCCTATAA
- a CDS encoding uncharacterized protein (EggNog:ENOG41), with amino-acid sequence MAEPAQGYSGPDDSSCYNCGARGHWAVACPEPTRKTPAGLANAWRNSPNSPQGNVQHSQRGPKRSNKGPIITKYAPPPPPPPLPHSSIGHGAPPYPPSTGPAYQQPSPQFQNSYPHHPPPIHYSAGYGPPTYPPPQYPPPSYGAAPAAPVGYPAHPPGPPAPTPAPYPPSYGSYPPVGPAGSPGYPPPTAYPPSYPQPSYGPPPVHYPPRGGPAHHPPPAATPPKPPRSSHTHSSLKEPINSSLPPKPPKSIHTQHEPQRDHRNKRKHDRQNHKHRDNKRKDQGRRRSHQKMQNKANHSGSATGSSQKAPALVNIEGSRDATFSSASGLGKNAGFESEVSTTTAEKLSSNNKEESHQDDNQSYQSHVGEPDEDSLVAGEDFENHSGDESENPAQGLVTKTGAVSAGDNGRPSQNPQDSGYDNVSTPSSHHSDKPRLNGKHKRLDDESGDEQRPKKAKSLGSLTDGQNGTKEGSRKEAYDDARQAQGDNSPPEQEEDDQTLPPLESRSRSRSRSREQYQKLGSKSRNSSVSSRSSDLNSLEAELLGRPDKRSSTEPSPRQRRDSLTIPKMQRRRQQNADSAYSRRW; translated from the exons ATGGCTGAGCCTGCGCAGGGCTATTCTGGGCCGGATGACTCGTCATGCTACAACTGCGGTGCTAGAGGCCACTGGGCCGTTGCTTGTCCGGAACCGACAAGAAAGACTCCTGC TGGCCTTGCCAATGCTTGGAGAAACTCTCCAAACTCCCCTCAAGGCAATGTTCAACATTCCCAGAGAGGCCCCAAGAGGTCAAATAAGGGGCCCATCATCACAAAATATGCACCTCCCCCGCCACCTCCTCCGCTGCCTCATTCATCCATAGGACATGGTGCGCCGCCATACCCACCATCCACTGGGCCAGCATATCAGCAGCCGAGCCCTCAGTTTCAAAACTCTTatcctcatcatccaccTCCTATCCACTACTCAGCCGGCTATGGCCCTCCGACATATCCACCACCGCAGTACCCCCCGCCATCTTATGGTGCAGCTCCTGCTGCCCCTGTGGGATATCCAGCTCATCCTCCTGGgccaccagcaccaacacCGGCTCCATATCCTCCCTCCTATGGTTCGTATCCACCTGTTGGGCCAGCTGGCTCGCCTGGTTACCCGCCCCCGACTGCGTATCCTCCCTCTTATCCGCAGCCGTCATATGGACCGCCCCCTGTTCATTATCCTCCTCGTGGCGGGCCTGCACATCATCCTCCCCCGGCAGCAACACCTCCTAAACCACCACGTTCTTCTCATACACACTCTTCATTAAAAGAGCCCATAAATTCCTCTCTTCCACCCAAACCGCCCAAAAGCATCCATACGCAACATGAACCGCAACGCGACCATAGGAATAAGCGAAAACACGATCGCCAAAATCACAAGCATCGTGACAATAAACGCAAGGACCAAGGTCGGCGTCGCTCTCACCAGAAGATGCAAAACAAGGCCAATCACTCTGGCTCGGCTACTGGATCTTCACAAAAGGCACCGGCGCTCGTTAACATAGAGGGCTCTAGAGATGCTACATTCTCATCAGCGTCTGGCTTGGGGAAGAATGCTGGGTTTGAATCCGAAGTATCAACGACTACAGCCGAGAAGCTGTCGTCTAACAATAAAGAGGAGTCTCATCAGGATGACAATCAGTCTTACCAATCTCATGTTGGGGAGCCTGATGAAGATTCTCTGGTTGCCGGAGAG GATTTCGAGAATCATTCTGGAGACGAATCCGAGAATCCGGCTCAGGGGCTTGTAACTAAGACTGGGGCGGTGTCAGCAGGAGATAATGGACGTCCTTCTCAAAACCCCCAAGACAGCGGATATGATAACGTCTCAACTCCAAGTAGTCATCATTCTGACAAGCCCCGTCTAAACGGTAAACATAAGCGCCTAGATGATGAGTCAGGAGATGAGCAGCGgccaaagaaggcaaagtcCTTGGGCTCACTGACGGATGGCCAGAATGGTACTAAAGAGGGCAGTCGCAAAGAAGCATATGATGATGCAAGACAAGCCCAGGGCGACAATAGTCCAccagagcaagaagaggatgatcaAACCTTGCCTCCGCTAGAATCTCGGTCACGGTCACGGTCTCGCTCAAGGGAACAATATCAGAAACTAGGCTCCAAATCCAGGAATTCGTCGGTCTCTAGTCGATCTTCCGACTTGAATTCTCTCGAAGCTGAGCTTTTAGGGCGACCAGATAAAAGATCTTCTACAGAACCTAGTCCACGTCAACGGCGAGATAGTTTGACAATACCAAAGATGCAACGACGCCGCCAACAGAATGCAGATTCTGCATATAG TCGCCGCTGGTGA